GGTGGCAGTTATCTGGCAACACTGCTTGTTAGCTCTTGTGGGAAATTGGTTTTGGGCACAGGTCTTTCCACTGAGGAGAAAGGGGACGGCTGTTTCCATGAGAAGCTGTTTCAGACAGAGCCCCTTTCACTGGCAAGGGGAGTGGAGTTCCCAGCCCCAGCTAGTTCATCCAGACAACCTAGAGAGAACTTCTAGGGTCATTTATTGGATAATCCATCTGGTCTTTAATCATTCACCAAAAACAGTGACAGAACCAAGACTTGAATCCAAGTCTCTTTATCTCAGAACCCAGGTAGGAGTTGGAGCTACAGCAAATTTAGGGTTGTTTCACATCACGTATTTGGGAGTTCAGTTCAAATGGCAGCTGATAGTCAAATGGATAAATGATTCCAGGTGAAGGATCCATTCATAACAACCCAGACACAACTAGGGACTTGAGGAGGAAGATGTCTCTAAGTGGGAAGGAAAGTACGTCAGAGACAAAAAAAGGAATCACTCAATTTTCAACCTTTTCAATTAAACTCATCGTCTGATCACATAGCAAAAGCAActttagaagaattttttttaaaaaacttcattgTTTGAATTAAAGGACAACTTCATAAATAACTGTGCTCACAGTTCTTCTCCAAAATGgctttttatgaagaaaatttctGTATAAACAAATATAAGAGATCAAAGAGCATTACTACTCTAAGAGGCTTGGCTCTCTCTCAATAATTTACGATGtcatttttgtttgtaaaatgaagtTGACTAAGGAGTCCTATTGTGAATACCTgccccccaattttttttaattttccaattaatttttaaaccctaattgatttttaaatacatattttgtatactAGGTTTACGGATTTCACTATTACACTTGCATTTCATCTCAGCAGTATATTTCAAGAGAagacttccatttttctttattctttaaaaggttgagatgttttgttttattatgtgaAGAACTGTTCTTGTTAAACTGGTACTCAACAGAGAatactgcttttatttctttctatcctCAAATTGAACAAAAGATGACAGGCAAAAAataagaagttttttttaaatcaaatttttttcacaaatagcTCATTTGATGAAGTCATAGTACCTCCTTTTTGGCTGAGATCAAAATCAGAGCTTCAGTGTTCATTTATTCCTACATTTGATCCTTAGAGACATGAATCTGTGGACCACATGACACAACGCTAATGTTTGTGATTCAGAAAGGCCATTTAAAGATAGAACATTCACCCTATAGATagattttttctctcttcctgtctatttccttccctcttccttcctcgatttcttccctttttactttcttcctttagCTGTATACCCTATAATTTAAGTCATAAATATTGGCCAgacgtgatggctcatgcctgtaatcctagcactctgggaggccaaggcgggaggattgctcaaggtcaggacttcgagaccagcctgagcaaaagcgagaccccgtctctactataaatagaaagaaattaattggccaactaatatatatataaaaaattagccgggcatggtggcgcatgcctgtagtcccagctactcaggaggctgaggcaggaggattgcttgagcccaggagtttgaggttgctgtgagctaggctgatgccatggtactcactctagcctgggcaacaaagcgagactctgtctcaaaaaaacataaataagtcacaaatttaaataaaactattattaatagtaaagttctattttatgttaaaaataaaagaattgaaggctgggtgcggtggctcacgcctgtaatcctagcactctgggaggccgaggcaggcggattgcttgaggtcaggagttcgaaaccagcctgagcaagagcgagaccctgtctctactataaatagaaataaattaattggccaactaatatatatagaaaaagttagcagggcatggtggtgcatgcctgtagtcccagctacttgggaggctgaggcagcaggattgcttgagcccaggagtttgaggttgctgtgagctaggctgatgccacggcactcactctagcctgggcatcaaagcgagactctgtctcaaaaaaaaaaaaaaaaaaaaaagaatggagtgTTAAAATGTAAGTatgagaaagtaaaatttttcttactgaatttgtactatatttaattttctacaaATAGAAAGTacatatggtatatacatatagtttactatattattattgtaatagTATGCCTTAAACCTGTATATTGGTAGTTTTTATAAAACCATTTCTTGATTCGTGGGATCAGTGGTAGGTGAGTGGGAGTGTGACTTACACTAAGTTTCCTCAGAAGCATATCCTGAGATAAGGATTTGAGTACAGGAAGTTTACTTGGGAAGTGAGTTCCAGAAGCACCAGTAGAGAGGTGGAGAAGTAATATAgggaatggaaaaaagaaaaccaatgaaGTTACTGTTATCAAGCAGGTAATAGCTATGGGCAACTGAGGCTCAATCCTGCTAAATAACTCTAGCAGATAGGTAAAATTTATAGTTAAGTAATCCCACTGAGAGGCAAGGCTCACCctgaagagaaatacaaatatggAATGAGGGAGGACAATAAAGACCCTTTGGCATCTGGTTGCAATTATTGGTACTTGTGTGAGctcaaacatttttaagtgtgtgtgtgtgtgtgtgtgtgtacttatatgcacacacatacgcacatacCAATAAGCATATCTTACAGGAGATTGAGGGTTTGTTTTTTCCTACATTTAggtgtaaatttttaaatgaaggagcTATCTCTGAAGGAGCTGAGATAGGCGGTAGTAGCCTGTAGCTATGTGAGAAATCCCCAAAGGAGAAACCTAGAAGtaaaaggttttcttttcctttttggacaATATCCTTCTAGAGCTCTTCTCTACAGTAAACTGGAAATATTGTGGATTTGAATTTAACAAGAGGTCCCCTGAGAAATCacttttttcttaatcatttcaaaatagcAGAATAACATTTGCCATAAAATAAGCTTTTCTTCAcctttatataataaacataagaGAATAACTCTGCATGTTTGCACGCATATTTGATAAAAGAGAGGGTTGTAGGAGAAGGTGTAGCATTATGTAAGAGATTTTATCCTTAGTTTAAAAAACAGAGTGAAGATATCTGATTCTAATAGTGGCAGACAAGGTGCAATAGTTTGAATGTGCCTCagagttcatgtgttggaaacttaattcccaatgcaacagtgttgggaggtgaggcCTAAAGAGAAGTATTTAGGTCATGAGGTGTCAACCTAAAAAAAAGACACTAGAGTTGGGTTTactcagaaatagaaataaggattataatatgtaataaatagCAAACCACCAGTGTTTTTGGTGAAGGAAGGGTATGGGgagcttttattaataaaaaaaaaaaaaaaaaagagagagagagatttacataAGTTGCTTAGAAATGTAGTTCATTGATTCCAGAGGTTCAAAGCCAAAGTTGTCAGTTCTCTGGTGGAGATGCTATTACTGGGCAAATGTTCTTTCAAGAACATCTTACCTGAATTACGGTAGTACTAAAGAATGTCTAGTGATAAACTTTATCAAAACAGGAGATGTGTAAAGCATATGAAAGGGTTTTTAGAAAGTCCTTGGAGAAAGTTCTTATTTCAGACAAGTAAGTGTGAGCCTTACTTTGAGTCTGACAAAAGTGATTTCATCCTGGTATCTGCAACTTTCACAAGGGCTCCCCCCTCATGAATTGATTAATGCCAATTATAAAAGGGTTTGAGGTTACAAGTTCaatctctcttgctttctctctcaacctctctttcctttctgcatTCCATCAAGGGTGACACAATAAGAAGGCTCTCACCAAATGCCAATGCTATGCTCTTGGACTTTCcaacctacagaactgtgagccaatatatttctgttctttgtaaattacccagtatCAGGTATTCTATTGTAGCAggacaaacagactaagacacaagGTAATTTGCATGAATTTCTCACTGAGGGCAACTACAACTCTCCAAGAAATATGAAACATGTGATTCTggctaggtacagtggctcatgcctgaaatcccagtgttttgggaagctgagatgggagcatcactggaggccaggagttcgataccagcctgggcaacatagtaagaccctgtctgtacaaaaaatttaaaaattagccagatgtggtggcatgcacctagctacttgtagtcctagctacttgggaggctgaggcaggaggctgaggctgaggctgcttgagcccaggagtttgaggctgcagtgagctaagattgatcatgtcactgtactcAAGCCGAAGCAACAGagaaaaaccctgtctctattaattaaaaaaaaactgattatGAGCATCAACGAGCTAACAAGTGAATGAAGAAGTAGTCGTGAAGATGCATGCTAAAGTGGGACTGTAGAAAATGATTCTGAAATTTGGAACCACTCCTGCTCCAGTTATGTTTATCAGTTCCTGAAGAGGTAGGTGAGAGTCTGGACATCCGTTTTGATAACTCTGCAGTGCTAAGTATTCAAAAGGTAAAGGCCAAAGTGGCAGAAAGAAGGGGGTTTGATAAACTTGAAGGTCTGTACTGCAGGTTAATATGTGAACCAGAATTAGACTAAAAGTAGATTGATAGATTCATTGAAGATATAAGGTAAACTGCAGGCTGGCAAATTTGCCAGAGAGAACTGGAGAAAGAGGTAGCTTGAAAGAGTCTTTGTGGGATCATAAAAAACCTTAAATACTGGTATCAGACACTATACTTTCAACAGAGCattaaatttgattaaaatagTTTGTGGAGCAATTTATGCTCCCAAGGCATTGTTAGAGAAATAGAGCTATTAACTGGCAGTTAGTAGAGTTCAACAGCTGAAGTGGTGAGGGAACAAAACAGAGAGCCCTGCCAAAACCTGTACAATCATTAGGTGACTGTGGGTAAACCCAAAGCTGTACCCCTAAGAGTGATATCCGAGAACTAAACAAGCAAATAACTATAAACAAGCCCAAGGGGATAGAATTAGGGGAGAACACTCATAACAAAAATTACTACAATATATTATCTACAATGTCCAGGTTCCAATCCAAAAAAGGATAGGAGACATGCAAATAAAAAGGGAATTATGATATAAACTGCGGGAAATTACAGGCAATAAAAACTGTGAGAGCAACTAAATATCACATTTAATGAAGACTTCAGAGTAGtcattataaatataatcaaaGGGACTTACATCGTTTTCGTCCCCTCCAAAGGTCTTTCAAGAAAATTCTTTCAAGGTTTCAAAATACTGTTAATCACTATGcctgaaaacaagaaaatttctCCTTCTCCTGCTGGAGATGATCAAAGCAAGATAGACCATGCCACATCACAAGGGTTGGTTCTATTTGGTGCCCCTAAGGAAGCCgttgaaatttttcatgaaagtgAAATGACAAATACTGAAGGGGTGAATAAAGGTATTTACTTTGGCTACCCATGTTGATGTCGCAGCTGTGCTATAGTAAACATCCCAGCACCATGTGTCAACAAAATGATTTCACACATCCAAGATGTGGAGTCCAAAATACAGGAGCACTTAAAAAGGTTTGAAACTTCTTTTGAAGAATGGAGCAGAACTTCTTCCACGAAAGATCTGAAAGAAGATAGGGGTACTAATACACCAGTGGAAGAGGTCAAACCAGAAGAAGGGAGAGATGAAATGTGTCCAGAATTAAAGCAGGAAATGGAAACATTACTATCAGATGCCATCCATCTCATTAAAAGTCTAGAAACTGACCAGGCAGAAACTGAAGAAgctttaaagaaacaaagatcaAGAAAGACACTGCTTAACACAAAAATCGACTCTTGGTCAATCTGGAAACTTGAAGAACTCCCATTACCTGTGCAGAAAGAACACGAGGCTGATTTAAGAGATTTTATAGAATTACGATGGCATCTTGAAGATAAAGTTAATCAACTAAAacattttgaggaagaaaagacACAGTTAGAAGAAGCGAATGCAAAGATTCAAGCAGACATAGACTTCATGATTGAGCGTGGCCCTCTGCTGAGTTAAAGCAGGACCAAGAACCTGTAGCCCTAAAGGaaatttacacacaaaaaaagggaaataaataaatgaatggatatgCATTTCACAAACTGTTAGATATGCAAAAATGGTTTGAACATGAGAAATTAACATTATTGTAAAGGTTTCATTTTCAGTGAAAATTGGCCTGCTGTTTATCTACACATACTACCATCAATTGGTATTCAAGTTAACTGTGTCTTTTCCCCTTATACTTCCCCTTTTCCCCTTTATacttagaagtattttttttcttttatacttcagcatattatggggatacaaatgtttaggttaggtaTAGTGCCCTTGTCCCAcctgagtgagagcttcaagtgtgtccatcccctcaaaggcaatcacagcaacaacaaaaataaataaatgggacctggtcaaattaaaaagcttctgcacagccaaggaaactatcagtagagcaaacagacaacctacagaatgggagaaaatatttgcatgttacatatccgataaagggctgataactagaatctatatagaactcaggaaaatcaacaagaaaaaatcaaacaaccctatcaaaaagtgggcaaaggacatgaacagaaacttttcaaaagaaaatagactaatggctaacaaacatatggaaaaatgcttaacatccctaatcatcagggaaatgcaaatcaaaaccacagtgagatatcacttatctccagtgagaatgacctttatcaaaaagtccccaaaagtgataggaacactcatacactgctggtagaactgcaaactagtacaacctctgtggaaagcaatatggagatacttagaaatactaataatatttaatatacctACTAATAAAATTTTCGAGGTTTATAATagtttggtattttttaaagctgtcaTTGGACTGAGGGCGAATGCAAGAAGAATATATCAGTAAATTTTATTGttgatgaaaatatataaatgaagtaAAGTTGTTTTAATGATTAAACATTTAGCTCTTCTATTGTGGgatcatattatatttaaaaatatatatatacctggcACAAAATGAAAATTGCATCATAGTTGcttatagacattttaaagtaaataaaacaagttgttaaatgttttcctccttccttcaccAAAGATAATCTTTATCATGAATTTCATCTGTTTCTAAGCAAaatttgtataattatatatatgtatgtgtttataaataataaattatattttaattacaaaataaataaataaatataatcaaagaaCAATAGAAGCCATGTTTAAAGCAGCAAAGGGATGTATAATGACAATGTCACATCAGAGAATATCAGTAAAGAAATAGGaagtataaaaaagaaccaaatggaaattctggagtgaaaaagtacaataactgaaaaaaaatcactgggggGGGAGGCTCAATAATAGATTTCAACTGGCAGAAGAGTTAACAAACTTGAAGATCAGTAGATAGAGATAATTCAAACCAAAGActagtgagaaaaaaagaatgaagaaaaataacaagagtCTCAAAGAAACGAGGTCACCATTAGGCACACCAATATGCATAATGTGAATACTAGAGGAGAGgagattaaaggaaaaatattcaaagaatgaaaactttccaaatttattgAAAAGTATTAACACATTCAGGAAAGTCAATTAACTCCAACTGGGATAAACACAAAGATAAATCCAAAGATTTGGATCCACAAATAGTAAAATTACTGTGAGctaaagacaaggagaaaatcttgaaaaaagcaagagaaataacTTACCACTCTCAAGAAAGCCCCACTTATAAGATTAACAGCTAACTTCTAATGGAGGTTTATAAAGCAGTGGGATAACAAAAAGCGCTCaaagaaaaatactgttaaaCACGAATTCTATATTGATGGGTTAATGGGTACaggtcaaagaatacaaagtttcagttttaaaataaataagttctgAGGATCTAATGAACACAGTGGTGATTCCagttaatagtattgtatttctttttttttttttttttgagacagagtctcacttctgttgcccaggctagagtgtcatggcatcagcctagctcacagcaacctccaactcctgggttcaagggatcctcctgcctcagcctccccagtagctgggactataggcatgtgccaccatgcccggctagttttttgtatatatgtttagttgtccagctaatttctttctatttttagtagagacagggtctcgctcttgctcaggctggtcttgaacttctgaccttgagcgatcctcccacctcagcctctcagagtgctaggattacaggcatgagccactgcgccaatATTGCATTTcttacttgaaatttgctaagagagtagatctcaagTGTCCTCaccacacacgtacacacacacaagggTATCTACGTGTGTTGATAAATGTGTTGATTAATTTGATATGGTAGTCatttcatatgtgtgtatatatcaaatcatcacactgtacacattgaatatatgtaatttttatcaattatattaccgtaaagctaaaaaaaaaaaaaaaagaagaaccctATATCCAGCCAATATATCTTTCAAAATTGAGAGAACTTTTTCTAGCAGATCCAACTTACAAAAAATACTAATGGAAGCTCTTCAGGCTGAAAAACAAGTGAccctaggggtcctcaaactttttaaacagggggccagttcactgtccctcagaccgttggagggctggatgatagtttaacaaaaactatggacaaattcctatgcatactgcacatatcttatttagaagtaaaaaaacaaacaggcaaaaacacctgcatgtggcccgcaggccgtagtttgaggatgcctgccctagATACTAAGTCAAATccacaccaaaaacaaacaaacaaaaaagcatgggtaaatggaattatgtaattataaaagacagtataattataataataattataatattatatttattctcctttctcctcttatCTGATTTAATGAGCAATATCAATTGTATGTAAAGAAATtatgatgtgtgtgtatatatgtgtgtgtgtatatatatattttatatatatataaaacataacatTATTCAGGCTTATAACACAAGAAGATCCtaccatttgcagcaacatggaggacattatgctgagggaaataagccagatatGGGCTAAGCCCTCATGAGCTAATCACCCCTAAACTgtcctacctcttaataccatcacagtgGTACTTAAATtgcaacatgagttttggaaggaACATTCCAACCACAGCCCCCACTACTAGGGTGGTTACAAGGAACAAAGCCAAGCTTACAGTATGGAAGTCCACAGGCAGGAGATGCCCTGAACCAGTGATACATACTTGATCTACTGGAGAGACTCAGTGGCAAATCTACCTGGCCACAGCTGTAGCTTTTCAATTACCCTATTgatcatcttgatttttttttttaaatttcagaatattatgggggtacaaccgttaaggttacatacattgctcttgtctcccctccccccttgaggcagagcttcaaatgtgtccatccaccagacggtgtgcatcacatCTCGAGTTTTATTTGTGGCTTATTGGTAGAGGACACATGGGACCAGAATGAGTGTCACCAATGGATAGCTGAATAAGATCTCATGAATATTGAGTACTTTCACATACTAAGTTACTTAGTGCATCTTGAATATCAAGAGCCTCTTGTATATTTAGCGTATCATGACTATTTAAGTTTTTTAGTGCTTCATGAATATTATGTATCTCTTGGTTCTTCCAACCCTTTCTATTTGTTTAACACACACATACTACATTTTAACtacttatatatatttagcaCATCTAAAAAGAGTTTCAACAATCTCATTTTTTTGAGACGGGTTGTGCTTTGTAGGCCCAAGCTGGCCTCAAaattctgagctcaagcaatctcccacctcaacctcctgaagagctgagactacaggcacacagcaccacatctggctaatccatttgttttcctttcttttatagcAGAGTTGAATATTctcaaacaatacaaaatatgCACATTACACTATTAGGAACActgtatatttcttcatttattttattaaaatctcttttaatatCTTTCAACAGTTTTTGTCTCCTTAAATAATTTACACAACAGTTCCTAACAACTTATTCCCAGGTACCTTATATCTTTTGTTGATATTGTAAATGgatcttttaaatctttaataataCTTTTACTAACATTCTCTCACTTTATTCAGGCAATGCATTATAGGTGAAAGAGCATGATCTTTAAAGTTAGATAAAGATAAACCCAGGGAGtctacttactagctatgtaatCTTGGGCTTTTCAACCTCTCTGAAAGTCAgctttttcatttacaaaataaaagtagTAATGTGCAACCTACAGCATTCCTGTAAAATGTGAATGAGATGATTTGTTGTGTGGAGCTCTCCTGTGCATTGTcggatgttcagcagcatccctcACCTTATCCACTGATAGCACTAGCCCAAACTCCCACCTCCAGttcaaaaaaaaagtcaaatgagaaaatgtatataatgtacATAGAATTAATAAGTTATCAAATATtggcagttattattattattagtgagCCATTCTGGG
The Microcebus murinus isolate Inina chromosome 11, M.murinus_Inina_mat1.0, whole genome shotgun sequence genome window above contains:
- the LOC105872249 gene encoding LOW QUALITY PROTEIN: coiled-coil domain-containing protein 178-like (The sequence of the model RefSeq protein was modified relative to this genomic sequence to represent the inferred CDS: substituted 1 base at 1 genomic stop codon), with protein sequence MPENKKISPSPAGDDQSKIDHATSQGLVLFGAPKEAVEIFHESEMTNTEGVNKGIYFGYPCXCRSCAIVNIPAPCVNKMISHIQDVESKIQEHLKRFETSFEEWSRTSSTKDLKEDRGTNTPVEEVKPEEGRDEMCPELKQEMETLLSDAIHLIKSLETDQAETEEALKKQRSRKTLLNTKIDSWSIWKLEELPLPVQKEHEADLRDFIELRWHLEDKVNQLKHFEEEKTQLEEANAKIQADIDFMIERGPLLS